A part of Variovorax sp. HW608 genomic DNA contains:
- a CDS encoding glutamate carboxypeptidase, which produces MHPAFTRSAIATLFASVFLASAAHAQTRDQALFDAATAEKPAVIKTLENLVDIETGTGDAEGLESAGKYLEGQLKSLGFSVTRSKSAGIVVGDNIVGKIKGKGGRNLLLISHMDTVYLKGILAKAPFRIEGDKAYGPGIADDKGGNAVIIHTLKLLKARGFDDFGSITVLFNTDEEKGSFGSRDLIQEEAAKADYVLSFEPTGAGKEDLSLGTSGIAYVQVNITGKASHAGAAPELGVNALVEASDLVLRTMDIDDKAKGLRFNWTIAKAGAVSNIIPASATLNADVRYAKNEDFEAAMKTLESRAQKKKLPDADVKVLVTRGRPAFNAGEGGRKLVDKAVAYYKEAGGELAVIERTGGGTDAAYAALSGKPVIESLGLPGFGYHSDKAEYVDTSAIPRRLYMAGKLIMDLGQGDEARHAMH; this is translated from the coding sequence ATGCATCCGGCCTTTACCCGCAGCGCCATCGCGACGCTGTTCGCTTCCGTATTCCTCGCCTCCGCCGCTCACGCGCAGACCCGCGACCAGGCCCTGTTCGATGCCGCCACGGCTGAAAAGCCGGCGGTCATCAAGACGCTCGAGAACCTGGTCGACATCGAGACCGGCACCGGCGATGCGGAAGGCCTCGAGTCGGCCGGCAAGTACCTCGAAGGCCAGCTCAAGTCGCTCGGCTTCAGCGTCACGCGCAGCAAGTCGGCCGGCATCGTGGTCGGCGACAACATCGTCGGCAAGATCAAGGGCAAGGGCGGCAGGAACCTGCTCCTGATCTCGCACATGGACACGGTCTACCTCAAGGGCATCCTCGCCAAGGCGCCGTTCCGCATCGAAGGCGACAAGGCCTATGGCCCCGGCATCGCCGACGACAAGGGCGGCAACGCGGTGATCATCCATACGCTCAAGCTGCTGAAGGCGCGCGGCTTCGATGACTTCGGCAGCATCACGGTGCTGTTCAACACCGACGAGGAGAAGGGCTCCTTCGGCTCGCGCGACCTGATCCAGGAAGAAGCCGCGAAGGCCGACTACGTGCTCTCCTTCGAGCCCACCGGCGCGGGCAAGGAAGACCTCTCGCTCGGCACCTCGGGCATCGCCTACGTGCAGGTCAACATCACCGGCAAGGCTTCGCATGCCGGTGCGGCGCCGGAGCTCGGCGTGAACGCGCTGGTCGAGGCCTCGGACCTCGTGCTGCGCACCATGGACATCGACGACAAGGCCAAGGGCCTGCGCTTCAACTGGACCATCGCCAAGGCCGGTGCGGTGTCGAACATCATCCCGGCGAGCGCCACGCTCAATGCCGACGTGCGCTACGCGAAGAACGAGGACTTCGAAGCCGCAATGAAGACGCTCGAATCGCGTGCGCAGAAGAAGAAGCTGCCGGATGCCGACGTGAAGGTGCTCGTCACCCGCGGCCGCCCGGCCTTCAATGCCGGCGAAGGCGGCCGCAAGCTGGTCGACAAGGCGGTGGCCTACTACAAGGAAGCCGGCGGCGAGCTCGCGGTGATCGAGCGCACCGGCGGCGGCACCGATGCGGCCTATGCGGCGCTCTCGGGCAAGCCGGTCATCGAGAGCCTGGGCCTGCCGGGCTTCGGCTACCACAGCGACAAGGCCGAGTACGTCGACACCAGCGCGATCCCGCGCCGCCTGTACATGGCCGGCAAGCTGATCATGGACCTCGGCCAAGGCGACGAAGCGCGACACGCCATGCACTGA
- a CDS encoding acyl-CoA dehydrogenase family protein — protein MLLSTDQEAIRDAVRAFAQAELWPHAPQWDRDHSFPKAAHEGLAALGAYGICVPEEDGGAGLDYLTLALVLEEIAAGDGGTSTAISVTNCPVNAILMRYGNAAQKKQWLQPLAQGKMLGAFCLTEPQAGSDASSLRTSARKDGEGYVIDGVKQFITSGKNGQVAIVIAVTDKGAGKRGMSAFIVPTDAPGYKVARLEDKLGQHSSDTAQINFDGCRIPAENLIGQEGEGYKIALGALEGGRIGIAAQSVGMARSAFEFAVNYAKERQAFGGSIFEQQAVGFRLAECATQIEAARQLIWHAASLRDAGLPCLKEAAMAKLFASEMAERVCSAAIQTLGGYGYVNDFPLERIYRDVRVCQIYEGTSDIQKLLIQRALA, from the coding sequence ATGCTGCTCAGCACCGACCAGGAAGCGATCCGCGATGCCGTGCGCGCCTTCGCGCAGGCCGAACTCTGGCCCCATGCGCCGCAATGGGACCGCGACCACAGTTTTCCCAAGGCGGCCCACGAGGGCCTGGCGGCGCTGGGCGCCTACGGCATCTGCGTGCCGGAGGAAGACGGCGGCGCGGGGCTCGACTACCTGACGCTCGCGCTGGTGCTCGAGGAGATCGCCGCCGGCGACGGCGGCACCAGCACCGCGATCAGCGTGACCAACTGCCCGGTCAACGCGATCCTGATGCGCTACGGCAATGCGGCGCAGAAGAAGCAATGGCTGCAGCCGCTGGCGCAGGGAAAGATGCTGGGCGCCTTCTGCCTCACCGAGCCGCAGGCGGGCAGCGATGCCTCGTCGCTGCGCACCAGCGCGCGCAAGGACGGCGAGGGCTATGTGATCGACGGCGTGAAGCAGTTCATCACCAGCGGCAAGAACGGGCAGGTCGCGATCGTGATCGCGGTCACCGACAAGGGCGCGGGCAAGCGCGGCATGAGCGCCTTCATCGTGCCGACCGATGCGCCGGGCTACAAGGTCGCGCGGCTCGAAGACAAGCTGGGCCAGCATTCGAGCGACACCGCACAGATCAATTTCGACGGCTGCCGCATCCCGGCCGAGAACCTGATCGGCCAGGAAGGCGAGGGCTACAAGATCGCGCTCGGCGCGCTCGAAGGAGGGCGCATAGGCATTGCCGCGCAGAGCGTGGGCATGGCGCGCAGCGCCTTCGAGTTCGCGGTCAACTACGCCAAGGAGCGCCAGGCCTTCGGCGGTTCGATTTTCGAGCAGCAGGCGGTGGGCTTCCGGCTCGCCGAATGCGCGACGCAGATCGAGGCCGCCCGCCAGTTGATCTGGCACGCCGCGAGCCTGCGCGATGCGGGCCTGCCCTGCCTGAAGGAAGCGGCGATGGCCAAGCTGTTCGCGAGCGAGATGGCCGAGCGCGTGTGCAGCGCCGCGATCCAGACGCTGGGCGGCTACGGCTACGTCAACGACTTCCCGCTGGAGCGCATCTACCGCGACGTGCGCGTGTGCCAGATCTACGAAGGCACTTCGGACATCCAGAAGCTGCTGATCCAGCGCGCGCTGGCCTGA
- a CDS encoding acetyl-CoA C-acyltransferase, with product MSESIVIVGAARTPMGGFQGDFSSLAAHDLGGVAIKAAIERAGISGDSVGEVLFGNCLMAGQGQAPARQAAYKGGLPDSAGAVTLSKMCGSAMKAAMLAHDMLLAGTHEVMVAGGMESMTNAPYLMLKGRGGYRMGHDRIFDHMMLDGLEDAYQPGRSMGTFGEDCAAKYKFTREQQDAFAIASVERAKAATTSGAFKAEIAAVTVKGRGGETVIEIDEGPGKVKIDKIPTLKPAFKKDGGTITAASSSSINDGAAALVMMTESTAKKYGAKPIARLVAHTTHAQQPEWFSTAPVGAVAKLFKKTGWGVKDVDLWEVNEAFAVVPMALMHELSVAHEIVNVNGGACALGHPIGASGARIMVTLIHALQQRGKKRGVATLCIGGGEGTAVAIELV from the coding sequence ATGAGCGAATCGATCGTGATCGTCGGCGCCGCCCGCACCCCGATGGGCGGCTTCCAGGGAGACTTTTCTTCCCTCGCGGCGCACGACCTCGGCGGCGTGGCGATCAAGGCCGCCATCGAGCGCGCCGGCATCAGCGGCGACAGCGTGGGCGAAGTGCTGTTCGGCAACTGCCTGATGGCGGGCCAGGGCCAGGCGCCGGCGCGGCAGGCGGCCTACAAGGGCGGTCTGCCCGACAGCGCCGGCGCGGTCACGCTCAGCAAGATGTGCGGCTCGGCGATGAAGGCGGCCATGCTGGCGCACGACATGCTGCTCGCGGGCACGCACGAAGTGATGGTGGCCGGCGGCATGGAAAGCATGACGAATGCGCCCTACCTCATGCTCAAGGGCCGCGGCGGCTACCGCATGGGCCACGACCGCATCTTCGACCACATGATGCTCGACGGCCTGGAAGACGCCTACCAGCCGGGCCGCTCGATGGGCACCTTCGGCGAGGACTGCGCGGCCAAGTACAAGTTCACGCGCGAGCAGCAGGACGCCTTCGCGATCGCGAGCGTCGAGCGCGCCAAGGCCGCGACCACCTCGGGCGCCTTCAAGGCCGAGATCGCCGCGGTGACCGTCAAGGGCCGTGGCGGCGAGACGGTGATCGAGATCGACGAAGGCCCGGGCAAGGTCAAGATCGACAAGATCCCGACGCTCAAGCCCGCCTTCAAGAAGGACGGCGGCACCATCACCGCCGCATCGAGCTCGTCGATCAACGACGGCGCTGCGGCGCTGGTGATGATGACCGAGAGCACGGCGAAGAAGTACGGCGCCAAGCCGATCGCGCGCCTCGTGGCGCACACCACGCACGCGCAGCAGCCCGAGTGGTTCTCCACCGCACCGGTGGGCGCGGTCGCCAAGCTGTTCAAGAAGACCGGCTGGGGCGTGAAGGACGTCGACCTGTGGGAAGTCAACGAGGCTTTCGCGGTGGTTCCGATGGCGCTGATGCACGAGCTGTCGGTGGCGCACGAGATCGTCAACGTGAACGGCGGCGCCTGTGCGCTCGGGCACCCGATCGGCGCCAGCGGCGCGCGCATCATGGTGACGCTGATCCATGCGCTGCAGCAGCGCGGCAAGAAGCGCGGCGTCGCGACGCTGTGCATCGGCGGCGGGGAAGGCACGGCCGTGGCGATCGAGCTGGTCTGA